One part of the Homo sapiens chromosome 19, GRCh38.p14 Primary Assembly genome encodes these proteins:
- the TYK2 gene encoding non-receptor tyrosine-protein kinase TYK2 isoform 7 (isoform 7 is encoded by transcript variant 7): MPLRHWGMARGSKPVGDGAQPMAAMGGLKVLLHWAGPGGGEPWVTFSESSLTAEEVCIHIAHKVGITPPCFNLFALFDAQAQVWLPPNHILEIPRDASLMLYFRIRFYFRNWHGMNPREPAVYRCGPPGTEASSDQTAQGMQLLDPASFEYLFEQGKHEFVNDVASLWELSTEEEIHHFKNESLGMAFLHLCHLALRHGIPLEEVAKKTSFKDCIPRSFRRHIRQHSALTRLRLRNVFRRFLRDFQPGRLSQQMVMVKYLATLERLAPRFGTERVPVCHLRLLAQAEGEPCYIRDSGVAPTDPGPESAAGPPTHEVLVTGTGGIQWWPVEEEVNKEEELSLPSRAAALSFVSLVDGYFRLTADSSHYLCHEVAPPRLVMSIRDGIHGPLLEPFVQAKLRPEDGLYLIHWSTSHPYRLILTVAQRSQAPDGMQSLRLRKFPIEQQDGAFVLEGWGRSFPSVRELGAALQGCLLRAGDDCFSLRRCCLPQPGETSNLIIMRGARASPRTLNLSQLSFHRVDQKEITQLSHLGQGTRTNVYEGRLRVEGSGDPEEGKMDDEDPLVPGRDRGQELRVVLKVLDPSHHDIALAFYETASLMSQVSHTHLAFVHGVCVRGPENIMVTEYVEHGPLDVWLRRERGHVPMAWKMVVAQQLASALSYLENKNLVHGNVCGRNILLARLGLAEGTSPFIKLSDPGVGLGALSREERVERIPWLAPECLPGGANSLSTAMDKWGFGATLLEICFDGEAPLQSRSPSEKEHFYQRQHRLPEPSCPQLATLTSQCLTYEPTQRPSFRTILRDLTRLQPHNLADVLTVNPDSPASDPTVFHKRYLKKIRDLGEGHFGKVSLYCYDPTNDGTGEMVAVKALKADCGPQHRSGWKQEIDILRTLYHEHIIKYKGCCEDQGEKSLQLVMEYVPLGSLRDYLPRHSIGLAQLLLFAQQICEGMAYLHAQHYIHRDLAARNVLLDNDRLVKIGDFGLAKAVPEGHEYYRVREDGDSPVFWYAPECLKEYKFYYASDVWSFGVTLYELLTHCDSSQSPPTKFLELIGIAQGQMTVLRLTELLERGERLPRPDKCPCEVYHLMKNCWETEASFRPTFENLIPILKTVHEKYQGQAPSVFSVC; encoded by the exons GTATCACTCCTCCTTGCTTCAATCTCTTTGCCCTCTTCGATGCTCAGGCCCAAGTCTGGTTGCCCCCAAACCACATCCTAGAGATCCCCAGAGATGCAAGCCTGATGCTATATTTCCGCATAAG GTTTTATTTCCGGAACTGGCATGGCATGAATCCTCGGGAACCGGCTGTGTACCGTTGTGGGCCCCCAGGAACCGAGGCATCCTCAGATCAGACAGCACAGGGGATGCAACTCCTGGACCCAGCCTCATTTGAGTACCTCTTTGAGCAG GGCAAGCATGAGTTTGTGAATGACGTGGCATCACTGTGGGAGCTGTCGACCGAGGAGGAGATCCACCACTTTAAGAATGAGAGCCTGGGCATGGCCTTTCTGCACCTCTGTCACCTCGCTCTCCGCCATGGCATCCCCCTGGAGGAGGTGGCCAAGAAGACCAG CTTCAAGGACTGCATCCCGCGCTCCTTCCGCCGGCATATCCGGCAGCACAGCGCCCTGACCCGGCTGCGCCTTCGGAACGTCTTCCGCAGGTTCCTGCGGGACTTCCAGCCGGGCCGACTCTCCCAGCAGATGGTCATGGTCAAATACCTAGCCACACTCGAGCGGCTGGCACCCCGCTTCGGCACAGAGCGTGTGCCCGTGTGCCACCTGAGGCTGCTGGCCCAGGCCGAGGGGGAGCCCTGCTACATCCGGGACAGTGGGGTGGCCCCTACAGACCCTGGCCCTGAGTCTGCTGCTGGGCCCCCAACCCACGAGGTGCTGGTGACAGGCACTGGTGGCATCCAGTGGTGGCCAGTAGAGGAGGAGGTGAACAAGGAGGAG GAGCTGAGCTTGCCTTCCCGGGCTGCGGCGCTGTCCTTCGTGTCGCTGGTGGACGGCTATTTCCGCCTGACGGCCGACTCCAGCCACTACCTGTGCCACGAGGTGGCTCCCCCACGGCTGGTGATGAGCATCCGGGATGGGATCCACGGACCCCTGCT GGAGCCATTTGTGCAGGCCAAGCTGCGGCCCGAGGACGGCCTGTACCTCATTCACTGGAGCACCAGCCACCCCTACCGCCTGATCCTCACAGTGGCCCAGCGTAGCCAG GCACCAGACGGCATGCAGAGCTTGCGGCTCCGAAAGTTCCCCATTGAGCAGCAGGACGGGGCCTTCGTGCTGGAGGGCTGGGGCCGGTCCTTCCCCAGCGTTCGGGAACTTGGGGCTGCCTTGCAGGGCTGCTTGCTGAGGGCCGGGGATGACTGCTTCTCTCTGCGTCGCTGTTGCCTGCCCCAACCAGGAG AAACCTCCAATCTCATCATCATGCGGGGGGCTCGGGCCAGCCCCAGGACACTCAACCTCAGCCAGCTCAGCTTCCACCGGGTTGACCAGAAGGAGATCACCCAG CTGTCCCACTTGGGCCAGGGCACAAGGACCAACGTGTATGAGGGCCGCCTGCGAGTGGAGGGCAGCGGGGACCCTGAGGAGGGCAAGATGGATGACGAGGACCCCCTCGTGCCTGGCAGGGACCGTGGGCAGGAGCTACGAGTGGTGCTCAAAGTGCTGGACCCTAGTCACCATGACATCGCCCTG GCCTTCTACGAGACAGCCAGCCTCATGAGCCAGGTCTCCCACACGCACCTGGCCTTCGTGCATGGCGTCTGTGTGCGCGGCCCTGAAA ATATCATGGTGACAGAGTACGTGGAGCACGGACCCCTGGATGTGTGGCTGCGGAGGGAGCGGGGCCATGTGCCCATGGCTTGGAAGATGGTGGTGGCCCAGCAGCTGGCCAGCGCCCTCAGCTACCTG GAGAACAAGAACCTGGTTCATGGTAATGTGTGTGGCCGGAACATCCTGCTGGCCCGGCTGGGGTTGGCAGAGGGCACCAGCCCCTTCATCAAGCTGAGTGATCCTGGCGTGGGCCTGGGCGCCCTCTCCAGGGAGG agcggGTGGAGAGGATCCCCTGGCTGGCCCCCGAATGCCTACCAGGTGGGGCCAACAGCCTAAGCACCGCCATGGACAAGTGGGGGTTTGGCGCCACCCTCCTGGAGATCTGCTTTGACGGAGAGGCCCCTCTGCAGAGCCGCAGTCCCTCCGAG AAGGAGCATTTCTACCAGAGGCAGCACCGGCTGCCCGAGCCCTCCTGCCCACAGCTGGCCACACTCACCAGCCAGTGTCTGACCTATGAGCCAACCCAGAGGCCATCATTCCGCACCATCCTGCGTGACCTCACCCGGCTGCAGCCCCACA ATCTTGCTGACGTCTTGACTGTGAACCCGGACTCACCGGCGTCGGACCCTACGGTTTTCCACAAGCGCTATTTGAAAAAGATCCGAGATCTGGGCGAG GGTCACTTCGGCAAGGTCAGCTTGTACTGCTACGATCCGACCAACGACGGCACTGGCGAGATGGTGGCGGTGAAAGCCCTCAAGGCAGACTGCGGCCCCCAGCACCGCTCGGGCTGGAAGCAGGAGATTGACATTCTGCGCACGCTCTACCACGAGCACATCATCAAGTACAAGGGCTGCTGCGAGGACCAAG GCGAGAAGTCGCTGCAGCTGGTCATGGAGTACGTGCCCCTGGGCAGCCTCCGAGACTACCTGCCCCGGCACAGCATCGGGCTGGCCCAGCTGCTGCTCTTCGCCCAGCAGATCTGCGAG GGCATGGCCTATCTGCACGCGCAGCACTACATCCACCGAGACCTAGCCGCGCGCAACGTGCTGCTGGACAACGACAGGCTGGTCAAGATCGGGGACTTTGGCCTAGCCAAGGCCGTGCCCGAAGGCCACGAGTACTACCGCGTGCGCGAGGATGGGGACAGCCCCGTGTTCTG GTATGCCCCAGAGTGCCTGAAGGAGTATAAGTTCTACTATGCGTCAGATGTCTGGTCCTTCGGGGTGACCCTGTATGAGCTGCTGACGCACTGTGACTCCAGCCAGAGCCCCCCCACG AAATTCCTTGAGCTCATAGGCATTGCTCAGGGTCAGATGACAGTTCTGAGACTCACTGAGTTGCTGGAACGAGGGGAGAGGCTGCCACGGCCCGACAAATGTCCCTGTGAG GTCTATCATCTCATGAAGAACTGCTGGGAGACAGAGGCGTCCTTTCGCCCAACCTTCGAGAACCTCATACCCATTCTGAAGACAGTCCATGAGAAGTACCAAGGCCAGGCCCCTTCAGTGTTCAGCGTGTGCTGA
- the TYK2 gene encoding non-receptor tyrosine-protein kinase TYK2 isoform X2 has protein sequence MLYFRIRFYFRNWHGMNPREPAVYRCGPPGTEASSDQTAQGMQLLDPASFEYLFEQGKHEFVNDVASLWELSTEEEIHHFKNESLGMAFLHLCHLALRHGIPLEEVAKKTSFKDCIPRSFRRHIRQHSALTRLRLRNVFRRFLRDFQPGRLSQQMVMVKYLATLERLAPRFGTERVPVCHLRLLAQAEGEPCYIRDSGVAPTDPGPESAAGPPTHEVLVTGTGGIQWWPVEEEVNKEEGSSGSSGRNPQASLFGKKAKAHKAVGQPADRPREPLWAYFCDFRDITHVVLKEHCVSIHRQDNKCLELSLPSRAAALSFVSLVDGYFRLTADSSHYLCHEVAPPRLVMSIRDGIHGPLLEPFVQAKLRPEDGLYLIHWSTSHPYRLILTVAQRSQAPDGMQSLRLRKFPIEQQDGAFVLEGWGRSFPSVRELGAALQGCLLRAGDDCFSLRRCCLPQPGETSNLIIMRGARASPRTLNLSQLSFHRVDQKEITQLSHLGQGTRTNVYEGRLRVEGSGDPEEGKMDDEDPLVPGRDRGQELRVVLKVLDPSHHDIALAFYETASLMSQVSHTHLAFVHGVCVRGPENIMVTEYVEHGPLDVWLRRERGHVPMAWKMVVAQQLASALSYLENKNLVHGNVCGRNILLARLGLAEGTSPFIKLSDPGVGLGALSREERVERIPWLAPECLPGGANSLSTAMDKWGFGATLLEICFDGEAPLQSRSPSEKEHFYQRQHRLPEPSCPQLATLTSQCLTYEPTQRPSFRTILRDLTRLQPHNLADVLTVNPDSPASDPTVFHKRYLKKIRDLGEGHFGKVSLYCYDPTNDGTGEMVAVKALKADCGPQHRSGWKQEIDILRTLYHEHIIKYKGCCEDQGEKSLQLVMEYVPLGSLRDYLPRHSIGLAQLLLFAQQICEGMAYLHAQHYIHRDLAARNVLLDNDRLVKIGDFGLAKAVPEGHEYYRVREDGDSPVFWYAPECLKEYKFYYASDVWSFGVTLYELLTHCDSSQSPPTKFLELIGIAQGQMTVLRLTELLERGERLPRPDKCPCEVYHLMKNCWETEASFRPTFENLIPILKTVHEKYQGQAPSVFSVC, from the exons ATGCTATATTTCCGCATAAG GTTTTATTTCCGGAACTGGCATGGCATGAATCCTCGGGAACCGGCTGTGTACCGTTGTGGGCCCCCAGGAACCGAGGCATCCTCAGATCAGACAGCACAGGGGATGCAACTCCTGGACCCAGCCTCATTTGAGTACCTCTTTGAGCAG GGCAAGCATGAGTTTGTGAATGACGTGGCATCACTGTGGGAGCTGTCGACCGAGGAGGAGATCCACCACTTTAAGAATGAGAGCCTGGGCATGGCCTTTCTGCACCTCTGTCACCTCGCTCTCCGCCATGGCATCCCCCTGGAGGAGGTGGCCAAGAAGACCAG CTTCAAGGACTGCATCCCGCGCTCCTTCCGCCGGCATATCCGGCAGCACAGCGCCCTGACCCGGCTGCGCCTTCGGAACGTCTTCCGCAGGTTCCTGCGGGACTTCCAGCCGGGCCGACTCTCCCAGCAGATGGTCATGGTCAAATACCTAGCCACACTCGAGCGGCTGGCACCCCGCTTCGGCACAGAGCGTGTGCCCGTGTGCCACCTGAGGCTGCTGGCCCAGGCCGAGGGGGAGCCCTGCTACATCCGGGACAGTGGGGTGGCCCCTACAGACCCTGGCCCTGAGTCTGCTGCTGGGCCCCCAACCCACGAGGTGCTGGTGACAGGCACTGGTGGCATCCAGTGGTGGCCAGTAGAGGAGGAGGTGAACAAGGAGGAG GGTTCTAGTGGCAGCAGTGGCAGGAACCCCCAAGCCAGCCTGTTTGGGAAGAAGGCCAAGGCTCACAAGGCAGTCGGCCAGCCGGCAGACAGGCCGCGGGAGCCACTGTGGGCCTACTTCTGTGACTTCCGGGACATCACCCACGTGGTGCTGAAAGAGCACTGTGTCAGCATCCACCGGCAGGACAACAAGTGCCTG GAGCTGAGCTTGCCTTCCCGGGCTGCGGCGCTGTCCTTCGTGTCGCTGGTGGACGGCTATTTCCGCCTGACGGCCGACTCCAGCCACTACCTGTGCCACGAGGTGGCTCCCCCACGGCTGGTGATGAGCATCCGGGATGGGATCCACGGACCCCTGCT GGAGCCATTTGTGCAGGCCAAGCTGCGGCCCGAGGACGGCCTGTACCTCATTCACTGGAGCACCAGCCACCCCTACCGCCTGATCCTCACAGTGGCCCAGCGTAGCCAG GCACCAGACGGCATGCAGAGCTTGCGGCTCCGAAAGTTCCCCATTGAGCAGCAGGACGGGGCCTTCGTGCTGGAGGGCTGGGGCCGGTCCTTCCCCAGCGTTCGGGAACTTGGGGCTGCCTTGCAGGGCTGCTTGCTGAGGGCCGGGGATGACTGCTTCTCTCTGCGTCGCTGTTGCCTGCCCCAACCAGGAG AAACCTCCAATCTCATCATCATGCGGGGGGCTCGGGCCAGCCCCAGGACACTCAACCTCAGCCAGCTCAGCTTCCACCGGGTTGACCAGAAGGAGATCACCCAG CTGTCCCACTTGGGCCAGGGCACAAGGACCAACGTGTATGAGGGCCGCCTGCGAGTGGAGGGCAGCGGGGACCCTGAGGAGGGCAAGATGGATGACGAGGACCCCCTCGTGCCTGGCAGGGACCGTGGGCAGGAGCTACGAGTGGTGCTCAAAGTGCTGGACCCTAGTCACCATGACATCGCCCTG GCCTTCTACGAGACAGCCAGCCTCATGAGCCAGGTCTCCCACACGCACCTGGCCTTCGTGCATGGCGTCTGTGTGCGCGGCCCTGAAA ATATCATGGTGACAGAGTACGTGGAGCACGGACCCCTGGATGTGTGGCTGCGGAGGGAGCGGGGCCATGTGCCCATGGCTTGGAAGATGGTGGTGGCCCAGCAGCTGGCCAGCGCCCTCAGCTACCTG GAGAACAAGAACCTGGTTCATGGTAATGTGTGTGGCCGGAACATCCTGCTGGCCCGGCTGGGGTTGGCAGAGGGCACCAGCCCCTTCATCAAGCTGAGTGATCCTGGCGTGGGCCTGGGCGCCCTCTCCAGGGAGG agcggGTGGAGAGGATCCCCTGGCTGGCCCCCGAATGCCTACCAGGTGGGGCCAACAGCCTAAGCACCGCCATGGACAAGTGGGGGTTTGGCGCCACCCTCCTGGAGATCTGCTTTGACGGAGAGGCCCCTCTGCAGAGCCGCAGTCCCTCCGAG AAGGAGCATTTCTACCAGAGGCAGCACCGGCTGCCCGAGCCCTCCTGCCCACAGCTGGCCACACTCACCAGCCAGTGTCTGACCTATGAGCCAACCCAGAGGCCATCATTCCGCACCATCCTGCGTGACCTCACCCGGCTGCAGCCCCACA ATCTTGCTGACGTCTTGACTGTGAACCCGGACTCACCGGCGTCGGACCCTACGGTTTTCCACAAGCGCTATTTGAAAAAGATCCGAGATCTGGGCGAG GGTCACTTCGGCAAGGTCAGCTTGTACTGCTACGATCCGACCAACGACGGCACTGGCGAGATGGTGGCGGTGAAAGCCCTCAAGGCAGACTGCGGCCCCCAGCACCGCTCGGGCTGGAAGCAGGAGATTGACATTCTGCGCACGCTCTACCACGAGCACATCATCAAGTACAAGGGCTGCTGCGAGGACCAAG GCGAGAAGTCGCTGCAGCTGGTCATGGAGTACGTGCCCCTGGGCAGCCTCCGAGACTACCTGCCCCGGCACAGCATCGGGCTGGCCCAGCTGCTGCTCTTCGCCCAGCAGATCTGCGAG GGCATGGCCTATCTGCACGCGCAGCACTACATCCACCGAGACCTAGCCGCGCGCAACGTGCTGCTGGACAACGACAGGCTGGTCAAGATCGGGGACTTTGGCCTAGCCAAGGCCGTGCCCGAAGGCCACGAGTACTACCGCGTGCGCGAGGATGGGGACAGCCCCGTGTTCTG GTATGCCCCAGAGTGCCTGAAGGAGTATAAGTTCTACTATGCGTCAGATGTCTGGTCCTTCGGGGTGACCCTGTATGAGCTGCTGACGCACTGTGACTCCAGCCAGAGCCCCCCCACG AAATTCCTTGAGCTCATAGGCATTGCTCAGGGTCAGATGACAGTTCTGAGACTCACTGAGTTGCTGGAACGAGGGGAGAGGCTGCCACGGCCCGACAAATGTCCCTGTGAG GTCTATCATCTCATGAAGAACTGCTGGGAGACAGAGGCGTCCTTTCGCCCAACCTTCGAGAACCTCATACCCATTCTGAAGACAGTCCATGAGAAGTACCAAGGCCAGGCCCCTTCAGTGTTCAGCGTGTGCTGA
- the TYK2 gene encoding non-receptor tyrosine-protein kinase TYK2 isoform X3 — translation MPLRHWGMARGSKPVGDGAQPMAAMGGLKVLLHWAGPGGGEPWVTFSESSLTAEEVCIHIAHKVGITPPCFNLFALFDAQAQVWLPPNHILEIPRDASLMLYFRIRFYFRNWHGMNPREPAVYRCGPPGTEASSDQTAQGMQLLDPASFEYLFEQGKHEFVNDVASLWELSTEEEIHHFKNESLGMAFLHLCHLALRHGIPLEEVAKKTSFKDCIPRSFRRHIRQHSALTRLRLRNVFRRFLRDFQPGRLSQQMVMVKYLATLERLAPRFGTERVPVCHLRLLAQAEGEPCYIRDSGVAPTDPGPESAAGPPTHEVLVTGTGGIQWWPVEEEVNKEEGSSGSSGRNPQASLFGKKAKAHKAVGQPADRPREPLWAYFCDFRDITHVVLKEHCVSIHRQDNKCLELSLPSRAAALSFVSLVDGYFRLTADSSHYLCHEVAPPRLVMSIRDGIHGPLLEPFVQAKLRPEDGLYLIHWSTSHPYRLILTVAQRSQAPDGMQSLRLRKFPIEQQDGAFVLEGWGRSFPSVRELGAALQGCLLRAGDDCFSLRRCCLPQPGETSNLIIMRGARASPRTLNLSQLSFHRVDQKEITQLSHLGQGTRTNVYEGRLRVEGSGDPEEGKMDDEDPLVPGRDRGQELRVVLKVLDPSHHDIALAFYETASLMSQVSHTHLAFVHGVCVRGPENIMVTEYVEHGPLDVWLRRERGHVPMAWKMVVAQQLASALSYLENKNLVHGNVCGRNILLARLGLAEGTSPFIKLSDPGVGLGALSREERVERIPWLAPECLPGGANSLSTAMDKWGFGATLLEICFDGEAPLQSRSPSEKEHFYQRQHRLPEPSCPQLATLTSQCLTYEPTQRPSFRTILRDLTRLQPHNLADVLTVNPDSPASDPTVFHKRYLKKIRDLGEGHFGKVSLYCYDPTNDGTGEMVAVKALKADCGPQHRSGWKQEIDILRTLYHEHIIKYKGCCEDQGEKSLQLVMEYVPLGSLRDYLPRHSIGLAQLLLFAQQICEGMAYLHAQHYIHRDLAARNVLLDNDRLVKIGDFGLAKAVPEGHEYYRVREDGDSPVF, via the exons GTATCACTCCTCCTTGCTTCAATCTCTTTGCCCTCTTCGATGCTCAGGCCCAAGTCTGGTTGCCCCCAAACCACATCCTAGAGATCCCCAGAGATGCAAGCCTGATGCTATATTTCCGCATAAG GTTTTATTTCCGGAACTGGCATGGCATGAATCCTCGGGAACCGGCTGTGTACCGTTGTGGGCCCCCAGGAACCGAGGCATCCTCAGATCAGACAGCACAGGGGATGCAACTCCTGGACCCAGCCTCATTTGAGTACCTCTTTGAGCAG GGCAAGCATGAGTTTGTGAATGACGTGGCATCACTGTGGGAGCTGTCGACCGAGGAGGAGATCCACCACTTTAAGAATGAGAGCCTGGGCATGGCCTTTCTGCACCTCTGTCACCTCGCTCTCCGCCATGGCATCCCCCTGGAGGAGGTGGCCAAGAAGACCAG CTTCAAGGACTGCATCCCGCGCTCCTTCCGCCGGCATATCCGGCAGCACAGCGCCCTGACCCGGCTGCGCCTTCGGAACGTCTTCCGCAGGTTCCTGCGGGACTTCCAGCCGGGCCGACTCTCCCAGCAGATGGTCATGGTCAAATACCTAGCCACACTCGAGCGGCTGGCACCCCGCTTCGGCACAGAGCGTGTGCCCGTGTGCCACCTGAGGCTGCTGGCCCAGGCCGAGGGGGAGCCCTGCTACATCCGGGACAGTGGGGTGGCCCCTACAGACCCTGGCCCTGAGTCTGCTGCTGGGCCCCCAACCCACGAGGTGCTGGTGACAGGCACTGGTGGCATCCAGTGGTGGCCAGTAGAGGAGGAGGTGAACAAGGAGGAG GGTTCTAGTGGCAGCAGTGGCAGGAACCCCCAAGCCAGCCTGTTTGGGAAGAAGGCCAAGGCTCACAAGGCAGTCGGCCAGCCGGCAGACAGGCCGCGGGAGCCACTGTGGGCCTACTTCTGTGACTTCCGGGACATCACCCACGTGGTGCTGAAAGAGCACTGTGTCAGCATCCACCGGCAGGACAACAAGTGCCTG GAGCTGAGCTTGCCTTCCCGGGCTGCGGCGCTGTCCTTCGTGTCGCTGGTGGACGGCTATTTCCGCCTGACGGCCGACTCCAGCCACTACCTGTGCCACGAGGTGGCTCCCCCACGGCTGGTGATGAGCATCCGGGATGGGATCCACGGACCCCTGCT GGAGCCATTTGTGCAGGCCAAGCTGCGGCCCGAGGACGGCCTGTACCTCATTCACTGGAGCACCAGCCACCCCTACCGCCTGATCCTCACAGTGGCCCAGCGTAGCCAG GCACCAGACGGCATGCAGAGCTTGCGGCTCCGAAAGTTCCCCATTGAGCAGCAGGACGGGGCCTTCGTGCTGGAGGGCTGGGGCCGGTCCTTCCCCAGCGTTCGGGAACTTGGGGCTGCCTTGCAGGGCTGCTTGCTGAGGGCCGGGGATGACTGCTTCTCTCTGCGTCGCTGTTGCCTGCCCCAACCAGGAG AAACCTCCAATCTCATCATCATGCGGGGGGCTCGGGCCAGCCCCAGGACACTCAACCTCAGCCAGCTCAGCTTCCACCGGGTTGACCAGAAGGAGATCACCCAG CTGTCCCACTTGGGCCAGGGCACAAGGACCAACGTGTATGAGGGCCGCCTGCGAGTGGAGGGCAGCGGGGACCCTGAGGAGGGCAAGATGGATGACGAGGACCCCCTCGTGCCTGGCAGGGACCGTGGGCAGGAGCTACGAGTGGTGCTCAAAGTGCTGGACCCTAGTCACCATGACATCGCCCTG GCCTTCTACGAGACAGCCAGCCTCATGAGCCAGGTCTCCCACACGCACCTGGCCTTCGTGCATGGCGTCTGTGTGCGCGGCCCTGAAA ATATCATGGTGACAGAGTACGTGGAGCACGGACCCCTGGATGTGTGGCTGCGGAGGGAGCGGGGCCATGTGCCCATGGCTTGGAAGATGGTGGTGGCCCAGCAGCTGGCCAGCGCCCTCAGCTACCTG GAGAACAAGAACCTGGTTCATGGTAATGTGTGTGGCCGGAACATCCTGCTGGCCCGGCTGGGGTTGGCAGAGGGCACCAGCCCCTTCATCAAGCTGAGTGATCCTGGCGTGGGCCTGGGCGCCCTCTCCAGGGAGG agcggGTGGAGAGGATCCCCTGGCTGGCCCCCGAATGCCTACCAGGTGGGGCCAACAGCCTAAGCACCGCCATGGACAAGTGGGGGTTTGGCGCCACCCTCCTGGAGATCTGCTTTGACGGAGAGGCCCCTCTGCAGAGCCGCAGTCCCTCCGAG AAGGAGCATTTCTACCAGAGGCAGCACCGGCTGCCCGAGCCCTCCTGCCCACAGCTGGCCACACTCACCAGCCAGTGTCTGACCTATGAGCCAACCCAGAGGCCATCATTCCGCACCATCCTGCGTGACCTCACCCGGCTGCAGCCCCACA ATCTTGCTGACGTCTTGACTGTGAACCCGGACTCACCGGCGTCGGACCCTACGGTTTTCCACAAGCGCTATTTGAAAAAGATCCGAGATCTGGGCGAG GGTCACTTCGGCAAGGTCAGCTTGTACTGCTACGATCCGACCAACGACGGCACTGGCGAGATGGTGGCGGTGAAAGCCCTCAAGGCAGACTGCGGCCCCCAGCACCGCTCGGGCTGGAAGCAGGAGATTGACATTCTGCGCACGCTCTACCACGAGCACATCATCAAGTACAAGGGCTGCTGCGAGGACCAAG GCGAGAAGTCGCTGCAGCTGGTCATGGAGTACGTGCCCCTGGGCAGCCTCCGAGACTACCTGCCCCGGCACAGCATCGGGCTGGCCCAGCTGCTGCTCTTCGCCCAGCAGATCTGCGAG GGCATGGCCTATCTGCACGCGCAGCACTACATCCACCGAGACCTAGCCGCGCGCAACGTGCTGCTGGACAACGACAGGCTGGTCAAGATCGGGGACTTTGGCCTAGCCAAGGCCGTGCCCGAAGGCCACGAGTACTACCGCGTGCGCGAGGATGGGGACAGCCCCGTGTTCTG A